The genomic window CCTGTATATCCGCCATTATGCCAGAGGGAAAATCTAAATGGATAAAGACTATATCTTCTATTGCCTTCTGAAGGAAACAGCCGCCGTGGGCGCAAACGGAGGAGGGCATCTCATCGAAAATATAGAGAAGCATTGATACATCATGTGGTGCTAAGGACCAGAGGACATTTTCATCGCTACGCACTTTCCCCAAATTCAATCGTTGTGAGAAGAAATAATGCGAATCTCCTATTTCCCTACACTTGACCATCTCCCTTATCCTCTCAACTGCGGGATGGTAGAGCATAAGATGTCCTACCATCAGGATTCTCCCGTTCCTTTGTGCAAGTTCCACCAATTCTTCCCCTTCCTCAAGGGAAAGAGCGAGAGGCTTTTCCACCAAGACATCCTTGCCAGCTGAGAGAGCCATTTTGGCTAAATCATAGTGGGTTTTCGCTGGGGTTGCGATTACAATTCCTTGCAAATCGGGGTCGTTTAAGGGGAGACTCAAATCGTCGCCCACGATGGCATTGGGGAAACGAGACTTCGCTTTATCGCGATTTGTCTCGTTCAAGTCTATTATATAAGAAAGCTCGGCGGACTTGCTCTCGTTTAAACACCTGGCGAGGTTCGGTCCCCAATAACCATAACCTAAAAGGGCAACTTTAACCATCAAACGACCTCCTTTTTTAATATTTTAGACGAATTTGAAGGGCAAATGTTCCCTAAAATTTTTTATTTAAGAGTATGTGTAGATATAATTTCCACTATTCTCTCTCCTGCCCTCCCATCCCCGAAGAAATCGTGGCGGGGAAAGGAGAGTGGCTCTTTTTTGACGTTCTCCAAAATTTTGTCAATATCCGTTCCCGCAAGGACATTCCAGCCTCCCTCAAGCGTTTCCACCCAACCTGTTTCATCTCTTAAAGTGACGCAGGGAACTCCGAGAAAATAAGCTTCCTTCTGCACTCCACCAGAATCGGTCAATATCTTTCTCGCATTTTTCTCCAAAATAAGCATATCAAGATAGCCAACTGGCTCAATGACCCTCAATCTCTCAAGAAATTCCTTTAAACTAAATCTTTCCACAGCCTTCCTTGTGCGAGGATGGATGGGAAAGACAACGGGAAGCTCCAATTGATTGAGGGCTGATAGGAGATTTTTAAGCTTTTCCCTGTGGTCCGTATTTTCCGCTCTATGAGTTGTCGCCAAATAGTAATTTCCAGGTGTAAGGGATAAGTTATCAAGGATTTTGCTGTATTTTTCCGCTATGGGAAGGGAAGCGAGGAGAGCATCAAACATAACATCGCCCGTGAAGAAAACTCCCTCTGTTATTCCTTCTCTTTTTAGATTCTCTACAGCGGTTTGTGTTGGGCAGAAGAGTAGAGAGGAGAGATGGTCTGTGAGGATGCGGTTTTGTTCCTCAGGCATTTCCCTTTTATGTTCCCGTATTCCTGCTTCAATATGGGCAACTGGGATATTTAATTTGGAAGCAGCGAGAGCCCCCGCAAGGGTGGAGTTCGTATCGCCGTAGACGAGGACGAGGTGAGGATTCTCCTTTAAGAGAACATCTTCAATGCGCTCAAGCATCCTCGCGGTTTGCTTTGCGTGTGTGTCGCTACCCACTTCCAAGTTATAATGGGGCTTTTTCAATTTAAGCTCTTGGAAGAATATCTCCGACATTCAGTAGTCGTAATGTTGACCAGTATGGAGGAGTATTTCCTCAATTGTTTCTGAGAAGGTGGAGTTGTGTTTCTCAATTGCCTGAGAAACAATGGTAGCTTTAATGAACTGAGGTCTTGCGCCTACTATTGAAACAATCTTCATGCATCTATAAATGATATCTTTGATTTAAAGGATTGGGTAGTCATAATTTCTTTCTTCTCTTCTCTAACTAATGAAGTGTTGGCTGAGAGGTATCCGAGATTTTCTCTCTTTCTCAGAAAGAAACTCAATGGTCCCGAGATTTCCTCTGTATTTATCTTGGTCATTGAAGCTATCCTCAGAAAATTTGAAATTAGGAAGTTTTCTGAGGAGGGGCTCTCGGAAACAATTAAAGACTTTAGGGATTTTTCCCCTCTAAAAACTGACCCAAATTGCCCTGTTTGTTCCTCCCCAAATCGCTTCCAATACGAACGCTATTACATCTCCTGCAATAAAGACCTTGAATGGGTTCTCTCTGTCGCCTACGCTTTAAATGAGCATCATCTTACACTAAAAGATTTCAAAATCCACTTCCAAAAACACTTCAATCCCCAGGTCGATATATCAAGGGCTTCTCAGGATGTTTTGAAAAAGATTGGAGAGCGAGAAGGTGCGGATTTTGTTGAGAATGTTCTCTCACATTTCTCCTTCACAAACGAGCTTCTGGAGAAGTTGGAGGAGAGAATTAAGGAAGCGATAGAGAAAAAGGCGGAGATTCCATCAAAAGAGGCTGACCTCCTTAAATCGCTACTTTTGACATTGCTTAGATACGCAAAATGGCTTGGGGATTTTAAGGGTAAGGAGGAAAAGGAGGTCAGCAATTTGGAGGAGATTTTTCTCCCTTAGATGATTTACTTCTTATACGCTCCTCACTTCCTCTTCTCTTTTACCTGGAATGTTAAACCCAGAAAACTCAGTTGCGTCTACTTCACTTTTTGCAGTCAATATTCCCCTACGGGGATAAATCATTTCCTCTCTGGGCTCGTGGCTCAAACCGATGTGGCAAGATATCTTTGCCCCTCGCCAACAGGGGAATTTTCGGAAACGAACGAGCCCCAATCTAATCCCATTGAGACGGACTTCCTTTATACCGACTGGCTTACACGCACCCCTTCCACCTATGAAGGAACCCCCATGAGCATGGTTCCCGGGTCATTGGCATTTTTATTTGGCGACCATGGAACCTTTTCCGTTTTAGTGGATTTTATAGGGAAGGGGGGCAGGGAACTCTGGCGAATCAACGCGGGCGGTAAAATGGCTTGTGGCTGGTATAAAAATAAACAAGGGGAACTCGTCTGGGTGGAATACCCCAAGGAAGGGGAATATTCCTATCAAGGGGAAAGGGAGATAACCGACCTATGGGAAAAGGCTAAAGCTATCGGCGGGATGGGTTTCCCGCAACTCCTTACTCGGCAAGCCTATTGCCGAGACGAGCATACCATAACAGTTTCCTTGCCCACTCTAACCGCGCTCCTCCCCTATAAGGAAGGGGGCCATATCCATCTTTTTGACTACCCAGACCCCGAATTTTCCTCCGATAAACTCGCCGAGCTCATCTCCATTGAAGTGGTGTCCTCAAAGGAATGGGATATCTATTATCCTCCGGGAACTACCATAGAGCATTTAGGACACAAAAGGAGCGAGTCAATCCTGCTCAATCTCGCCTACCGCGCTTGGGATATCTTCCTTCCCTTCGCCATCCCCATCCCGCGCCCCGAGGGAATGTGGATTATGACGCTCTCTAAAAGCCTCAAGGATAAAAAGCGGATAGAAAGGAAGACAACAACCCGTGAGCCGTGGGTTTACCAAGTTGAGAACTACCCGATATGGGAATACACGGCGGACTGGTATCTCGCCAATCCTCTCGGCGTCTCCTTCCAAAAAAGGACGACCATACCCAAATCAAGCGAGACATCGTTTATCTGGTTCCTTTATCCCCTCCTCAAGACATCGGGCGAGCTGGGAGTTTATGTCTATGAGATTGATTATCTCGCAAGGAATTGGTATAACAAATGCGACCTATACGCCGGCATCTATCTCGCCTCTGGACGCAAGCTCGTTTATGACCCCTCCGACACCCAAAATGTCCCCGACCCCAACAATCTTATCCTCTACCCTCAACGGGATTATCCTAACTATCTTAACTTTCAAAATGTTTGGAGCTTAATCTATTATTGGCTTAACAATCCGGCAACGAAGCACCGCCGATATACCCAATGCTTTTCCGCTATACCACCATATCCCTCTTTCCCTATCGGACGCGCCTCCCCCGGTCCGACTTATAACTGGCACACCGCAACGGGAAACTTTTTAACCATCACAACGGGATGGGACGAGGAGGGGAATTATCGCTGGTATTCCCGAGATTATCAAGGGCTGTGGGTCACCGAGGGAGCGGTGGATGTCAATGTCCCGCCTCCCGATGTCCTGAACGCAAAATTAGGGGAGCCGATAAGTGAAAGCATATTCCTCTCCTTCCTGCAACGCCCCGAAATGCCCGAAACAATCCTCTTCTGGTTCCAACCCGAAGACCCCAATTTCTCCTATATCCTGAGCACCTATTGGAACCACCTTTTAACCGTTCTCGACCATTATCCCATCGGCGCCCCTTTAAATGGATATGTTCCGTGGGAGTTTTATCTCGCTCCCAAAGACCCACGACCCATAACTTGGGGCAAGCTCAAGATGTTGGTCTGGCGGAAAGGGGAAGGCGTTGTGGCGGAGCGGGATTTGGGGCGCTATCCCATCCAATACCTCTTACCTGCGATTGAAAAGCAAACTGGGGCGGTTTATCTCCCCCTGATGGCTGATATGCGGGGCGATGGAAGCGGGATTTTCAAGCTTTTTATTTTCCGCAGAAACGATTGGAGCCCCGATATCTATGATTTGGGAGGTGAATGATGTCCAAGCAGGCGGAATTCATGCGATTTTTAAAAAGGGCAATCCAAACGGGTGGCAAACTCACTTTAAGAGTGGTAAAGATAACCAGTTGGCAGAAGGCGAAAGGTGATGAGCTCGCCAGCCTCATCACGGGAAAGAAAACCTTTGAGGAGATAAGCTATTTTCCCGAACAACCGAGCGAAGCGGAAGAAGTGGCGAGATGGGATGTGGGGAAATTTGATGAAAACAAGTGGTGGTAGGTGGATTCTTTAATGTCAATGTTTAAATGGACCTCCAAAGGTTTTGAAACTTATGGTTTATTCGGTTAAAATCATAATAGCTGAAAGGAGGAAAAGTGGAAAGGAAATATAAAAATCCCCGTATTGAAGAAGTATTATGCGAGATGCAGTTCCTTATGCCCGAAGGGAAAGGAGACCTCACCTACGCTGGAATAATATATGAGAGAATCAAGGAATCCTTTCCAGAAAAGGACGCTATTATAGGGGTAGGTTTTCCCTTGCCACAGCATCAGCGCTATTTTGAACTACCCAAAACTCCGCCTCAGCTATCAATAAGTGTACTGAACAGATTTTTTACAAGCGATAAATCCACTGACTTTTTGGAGTATATGAATGCGTTTGAATTCAAAGAGAAAGCAATCAACTTTATATTTTAGAATCACATCGCTTCATAAAGTTCTTCTGCTACCGCTATTTAAATTGAACTACTTTTTTATTAAT from bacterium includes these protein-coding regions:
- a CDS encoding Gfo/Idh/MocA family oxidoreductase codes for the protein MVKVALLGYGYWGPNLARCLNESKSAELSYIIDLNETNRDKAKSRFPNAIVGDDLSLPLNDPDLQGIVIATPAKTHYDLAKMALSAGKDVLVEKPLALSLEEGEELVELAQRNGRILMVGHLMLYHPAVERIREMVKCREIGDSHYFFSQRLNLGKVRSDENVLWSLAPHDVSMLLYIFDEMPSSVCAHGGCFLQKAIEDIVFIHLDFPSGIMADIQVSWLSPLKIRRVLIVGEQKMLIFDDVEPLEKLKVYEHSIDIKGNAFMNTFTPRYGDIYSPVLPSTEPLRAECEEFIRCIQTREKPKTDGEEGLKVLKVLESAQRSLDTGERVFIN